In Prosthecomicrobium sp. N25, one DNA window encodes the following:
- a CDS encoding TIGR02186 family protein yields MRLVLGLLAALALAVPSPARAETLVAVPSTSVVNISSNFAGTDITVFGSIERDRATVSRASEYHLAVMMFGPRETVVTRRKERTFGLWINRGARTYVDVPSFYAVLTNVPIAQVATPEVLKRYQVGIEHLLLPERLDGDAPAEPGDAGFRSAFLRLKLRTGLYHELPGAVSFLTGNLFRATIPIPANVPVGTYRIEVRLFQEGVPLAEQATSVVVSKTGFEQFTYDLAFTQPVVYGIITVLVALFTGWLAGVIFRRD; encoded by the coding sequence ATGAGGCTCGTCCTCGGTCTCCTCGCGGCCCTGGCGCTCGCCGTCCCGTCTCCCGCCCGGGCGGAGACGCTGGTGGCGGTGCCGTCCACGTCGGTGGTCAACATCAGCTCCAACTTCGCCGGCACCGACATCACGGTCTTCGGCTCGATCGAGCGCGACCGGGCGACCGTGTCGCGGGCCTCGGAATACCATCTGGCCGTCATGATGTTCGGGCCGCGCGAGACGGTGGTGACCCGCCGCAAGGAACGGACCTTCGGCCTGTGGATCAACCGCGGCGCCCGCACCTACGTGGACGTGCCGAGCTTCTATGCGGTGCTGACCAACGTGCCGATCGCGCAGGTCGCCACGCCCGAGGTCCTCAAGCGCTACCAGGTCGGCATCGAGCACCTGCTGCTGCCGGAGCGGCTCGACGGAGACGCGCCGGCGGAGCCGGGCGACGCGGGCTTCCGGTCGGCCTTCCTGCGGCTGAAGCTCCGAACGGGGCTCTATCACGAGCTCCCCGGGGCGGTGTCGTTCCTGACGGGCAACCTCTTCCGCGCCACCATCCCGATCCCCGCCAACGTGCCGGTCGGCACCTACCGGATCGAGGTCAGGCTGTTCCAGGAGGGCGTGCCGCTGGCCGAGCAGGCGACCTCCGTGGTGGTCTCCAAGACCGGCTTCGAGCAATTCACCTACGACCTCGCCTTCACCCAGCCGGTCGTCTACGGGATCATCACCGTCCTGGTCGCGCTGTTCACCGGGTGGCTCGCCGGCGTGATCTTCCGGCGGGACTGA
- a CDS encoding sulfite exporter TauE/SafE family protein has translation MLLYLPIAELSVNIFLIFGMGAAVGFLSGLFGVGGGFLLTPLLVFSGIPPAVAVATVTSQIVASSASGALAYWRRKAIDWKLAGFLTAGGVVGTVLGVMAFRLLRAKGQLDLVIGVCYVVFLGGVGLLMVIESVRAMLRARREEPPAPQKLRQHGWIHGLPFKVRFHRSRLYISALPILALGVGIGFLGTLLGIGGGFLIVPALIYLLKVPTTVVIGTSLVQILATMAVATVLQAAANHSVDAVLGLLLMVGGVIGAQFGAQVGTRLRGEQLRALLGLLILAVGLRFAVDLVVTPQEPFSLWVTALEATP, from the coding sequence GTGCTCCTCTACCTGCCCATCGCCGAACTGTCGGTGAACATCTTCCTGATCTTCGGGATGGGCGCGGCCGTCGGCTTCCTGTCGGGGCTCTTCGGGGTGGGCGGCGGCTTCCTGCTGACGCCCCTCCTGGTCTTCTCCGGCATCCCCCCCGCGGTCGCGGTCGCGACGGTGACGAGCCAGATCGTCGCCTCCTCGGCGTCCGGCGCGCTCGCCTACTGGCGGCGCAAGGCGATCGACTGGAAGCTCGCCGGGTTCCTGACGGCCGGCGGCGTCGTGGGGACCGTCCTCGGCGTCATGGCCTTCCGGCTCCTGCGCGCCAAGGGCCAGCTCGATCTGGTGATCGGGGTCTGTTACGTCGTCTTTCTCGGCGGCGTCGGCCTCCTGATGGTGATCGAGAGCGTCCGGGCCATGTTGCGCGCGCGCCGCGAGGAACCGCCCGCGCCCCAGAAGCTGCGCCAGCACGGCTGGATCCACGGCCTGCCCTTCAAGGTCCGGTTCCACCGGTCGCGCCTTTACATCTCGGCCCTGCCCATCCTGGCGCTCGGGGTCGGAATCGGCTTCCTCGGGACGCTGCTCGGCATCGGCGGCGGCTTCCTGATCGTGCCGGCGCTCATCTACCTGCTCAAGGTGCCGACCACCGTCGTCATCGGAACCTCGCTGGTGCAGATCCTCGCCACCATGGCGGTGGCGACGGTTCTGCAGGCGGCCGCCAACCACTCGGTCGACGCGGTGCTCGGGCTCCTGCTGATGGTCGGCGGGGTGATCGGGGCCCAGTTCGGCGCGCAGGTCGGGACCCGGCTCAGGGGCGAGCAGCTCCGCGCCCTGCTCGGGCTCCTCATCCTGGCGGTCGGCCTGCGCTTCGCGGTCGACCTGGTGGTGACCCCGCAGGAACCCTTCTCCCTGTGGGTCACCGCCCTCGAGGCGACGCCATGA
- a CDS encoding ABC transporter ATP-binding protein — translation MNRPTLQIENLGMVFETAKGPFTALVDVDLKVARGEVISIIGHSGCGKSTLLNIVAGLTPHSSGVLLLDGREIDGPGPDRAVVFQNHSLLPWLTVYDNVRLAVDKVLSKRMGRQQRHDWTVHNLELVGMAHALDKRPHEISGGMKQRVGIARALAMEPKILLMDEPFGALDALTRATLQDTLMDIQAKLGNTVLIITHDVDEAVLLSDRIVMMTNGPAATIGEICDVKLERPRRRLELAENPEYIRCRSAVMRFLYERQRHPKAA, via the coding sequence ATGAACCGACCGACACTGCAGATCGAAAACCTCGGCATGGTGTTCGAGACCGCCAAGGGACCCTTCACGGCGCTCGTCGACGTCGACCTCAAGGTCGCGCGCGGCGAGGTCATCTCCATCATCGGCCATTCCGGCTGCGGCAAGTCCACGCTGCTCAACATCGTGGCCGGGCTGACGCCGCACAGTTCCGGCGTGCTGCTGCTCGACGGCCGGGAGATCGACGGCCCCGGCCCGGACCGGGCGGTGGTGTTCCAGAACCACTCGCTCCTGCCCTGGCTGACCGTCTACGACAACGTCCGGCTCGCGGTCGACAAGGTCCTGTCCAAGCGCATGGGCCGGCAGCAGCGGCACGACTGGACGGTGCACAACCTCGAGCTCGTCGGCATGGCGCATGCGCTGGACAAGCGCCCGCACGAGATCTCCGGCGGCATGAAGCAGCGCGTCGGCATCGCGCGGGCTCTCGCCATGGAGCCCAAGATCCTGCTCATGGACGAACCCTTCGGCGCGCTCGACGCGCTGACCCGGGCGACGCTGCAGGATACGCTCATGGACATCCAGGCGAAGCTCGGCAACACGGTCCTCATCATCACGCACGACGTCGACGAGGCGGTGCTCCTCTCGGATCGCATCGTGATGATGACCAACGGGCCGGCCGCCACGATCGGCGAGATCTGCGACGTGAAGCTCGAGCGGCCTCGGCGCCGGCTGGAGCTCGCCGAGAACCCGGAATACATCCGCTGCCGCTCGGCCGTGATGCGCTTCCTGTACGAGCGCCAGCGGCACCCGAAGGCGGCGTGA